From Bicyclus anynana chromosome 18, ilBicAnyn1.1, whole genome shotgun sequence, a single genomic window includes:
- the LOC112046078 gene encoding spherulin-2A-like yields the protein MVSKLLPILFIIPIIYAKIEIDISATNEKERDVRIAGSYVDLIDDVQKQAFELTEENLKKSISSYFGWAPDNVYLRNPTPWGGLYKSLNWEPVKRVVLPKKATILTVETKPELIKIKSLNNDDSEKKVYNEKIEHHFETTVSSTWDENALEGEDIHYHFDMKKPEVTKYFGFTAKLGENTFKTLPINIEKELMITLEPKQNAKIEVLATKEIMKIRVDYETGLVGAVAMNYDKEYKGHRFWAMDINTVLEAGGMRKNLQSSEVIDVVYYKDAKVLVKDVETGDVIYTTPLEMH from the coding sequence ATGGTGTCCAAACTTCTCCCCATCCTCTTTATAATTCCAATTATCTACGCGAAAATAGAGATAGACATATCAGCTACAAATGAGAAGGAGCGAGACGTCCGTATAGCGGGGAGCTACGTGGATTTGATCGATGATGTACAGAAGCAGGCCTTCGAATTGACTGAGGAGAATTTGAAGAAGTCAATCTCTTCATACTTCGGATGGGCTCCTGACAATGTTTACTTAAGAAACCCCACTCCTTGGGGTGGATTATACAAATCCCTGAACTGGGAACCCGTGAAGAGGGTCGTTCTACCAAAAAAAGCCACAATTTTGACCGTGGAAACTAAGCCTGAGTTAATAAAAATCAAGAGCTTGAATAACGATGACTCAGAAAAGAAGGTTTACAACGAGAAAATCGAGCATCATTTTGAGACAACGGTTTCTTCCACTTGGGATGAAAATGCGTTAGAAGGCGAAGACATTCACTACCATTTTGACATGAAGAAACCTGAGGTCACCAAATACTTCGGTTTTACAGCTAAACTAGGTGAAAACACCTTTAAAACTTTACCGATCAACATTGAAAAGGAGTTAATGATCACTTTGGAGCCGAAACAGAACGCGAAAATCGAAGTATTAGCCACCAAGGAAATCATGAAGATTAGGGTAGACTACGAAACCGGTTTAGTTGGAGCCGTCGCTATGAACTACGATAAGGAATACAAGGGTCACCGTTTCTGGGCGATGGATATCAACACCGTCTTGGAAGCCGGAGGTATGAGGAAGAATCTTCAGTCTTCAGAGGTCATCGATGTGGTTTACTACAAGGATGCTAAGGTGCTGGTGAAGGATGTTGAGACCGGTGACGTCATTTATACTACTCCCTTAGAAATGcactaa